The stretch of DNA TGAAACTCATCCTCCACAGCCCCTCACCCACCAATGCCTTACAGTGGGACTCTCCTGCCAGCAGCAGTAACTGCCTCGTCCAGGGGCCTGGCGGTTCTGGCTGGAGAACGTCAGGTGTTCAGGGTAAGCGAGCGGGTCAACACAGTCTGACTTCCAAGAGAAATCTGCAGCAGGCGTGGCTGCCACTTTCCTTGTATTCTTCCCTCCGTTCTGTTTAGAAAATGTTTCAGTATTCCAGGGAAAATCCAACACATATGCCTGGGTCCTTGCCTTTAGAGTTTTGTTTCAAAGAAGAGTAACACTCTTGAAACAATGAACACGACAAACTGGCAGATAACAAAAGGCACTTTGTAAAGTGGCTGAAATAAACCTCTGGCCCCCAGATTGTGAGCGGCTTCATTCCTCCAATTTAGCTGCAAGTTTTTCACTGGAGAACTTCCCATGGAGAATAGTTCTGACAAATGCCACTACGTTCGCTCAAATACACAtaccccgcccccccaaccccagcacacAGGGTGGAGGGCAGCAGGTGGAGACCTGGTTTTCCCCAGGGTACAAGTGACAACTGAGAGAGGAAAGCGCGGCCGAGCACGTGTTGCCAACGCTCAGGCCCTTCAACCCCACCTCATGAACCGGCCCTAAACCACATGGTAGGCTTGTCCCTGGAGAGAGATGCTCATCTCTCAGAGTGTACAGATTCTAAAATGACAGGCTGGCTCACTCTAAAGGGCTGTCTTGTCCCAAAAAGCGTGTTTCAGAAGGATGGGCACTTTGGCCCATGTCCCCTCCAGTGTTTGGCTTAGCTTGTCCATTTGCTCACTTGTCACAGGTCCCCTCACCCATCTAGCTATCCCCCCACCCATCATCAGTCCAGAGGTACACAATCCGCACCGCATCATGTTCCTGCCCTAGGGGAACACTTCATTTGTACCGGCTCGGTGGAAAGAATAGCCTGAACTAGTTCGTTCAAAAGAGACTTCCAGGTGTGTTCTTGGGCAGACAAGCTAACCTCTCTAacctgcttcctcatctgcaagtgACTGGGATCGGATGGCCGCACACAGGGGCATCCAGGCCGGGGCTCAAACCCTAGTGGGTCCTAGCACTTAGTCTCCAGACCCTGGGGCTGCATCTAGTCCCTGGCCCCAAAGCCTGACACGCTGCCCTTAGGAAGAGCCATAGGAAAGGGTGTGTTCAGCAGTAGAGCAGAGAATACCAGCCTTGGGAGGCAGCAGGCTGGATGGGGGTGCAGAATCAGGGAGGGGAGGCCTGGTGACTCAGCAAGAGGGTAACTGcttctgggaaaaaaagaagtggagCCCACATCCCTACCTGGTATCCTTTCCATAGAGGGGAGGCATGGGGGAACGTGACCCCGGTGGGCATCCCCCAATTCCTGCCTTCTGAGTGTTACTTCCCTGAAATGCCAGCATTTTCAGACCATGGAGACCAACTGGAACAGATACAATCAGGGTGTCCCATATCTACGGAGTTCCAGGAGCGGAGAGGGCAGCCTCGGGAAGCCAGCTGAGTCCGCATAAACAGGGTGGATGAGCGCCGCCTGCCGAGGGGCCCAAGCGGCATGGGTCCAGGACGCAGGGCTGCATCAGACCATCGCCTAAGAGACATCAGTTCATTGGCCTGGCGATGACAGAGAGCTCCGTTTGCATCCTGGAAGTGCCAGCTGCACGCACACGGGACTGTCACTGTGGATATGGCCTCACGCTCTCCCCTGTAACATAGGGACACCTACTCTGCAGGGCTGCTGAGCATCGGCGGCTCTCGTGTCGGAGCTGCATGCACATGCAGCCCAGGCCAGAGCATGGACTTCGCATTGGTCCAGATTCACACTCTTCCTAAGGGACGCGTGACTGGTGAGTGAAATGATTTGGAGGCACGAACACCATCTTCAGTGGACTGCCACAGCCAGGTGGACTTACTGCTCCCCTTCGGCTTACAATAACAGCTCTCAGTTCCTCACAGAGCAGTTGCCAGCCAGGGGGCAGGGAGTTCACGGTAACAGAACCACAGCTTCCTACCTTTGACCCGAAATTACATGGGTACAAGCTGGTCATGTGGATTCTGATGTAGATGATGGGTTAGGTCTCTTCCAATCACCAACCTAGAGTTGAAAACTATTCAGCGGAAACATGGACCACATCACAGAGGGGTAGAGGTAGCCCCTGCTGCTGAGCAGAGCTCATCTCTGGAACAAACTGACAAAGCACCTCGGCTGGTGAGTCATTCGTCGTCGTCTTTATAGGTAAATGCCAGGGCCCCAGGTTTCGCTGCAAATGCGCAGGCTTATTAGTGTAGTGCAGCTGCTCCGGTTCGCGTTCCGTCTCTGCAGTGTGCTGCCGAGGGTCAGAGGGCCGTGATAATGACTTAACGCGGTGCGggacacacagtaagtgcttgTTGGCTAATGGTCCGGGAGCGAAGGCATAATCCTGCCCTCCCAGGGGATGGAGAATCACTGTCTGTTTGCTCACTGAATATAacctttctggttttcttttgcatttaatgACAGGCTGCTACGTCAGAATATGGTTTGCTTTCTTGTCTCAATAGAGCACtgtagaaattttggaaaatataaggGAAATAAGTCACCCTACTTTCACCAGCTGGAAGCGCACTGCTGATTAAAATCTGgtcacttttctgttttaaaaaatatagtcacTGAATGTGTGGCAGAGAGTGAGAGGGTTCATGACCCCCCGGGACTGCCGGGGGGCGTGTGCTTATTTCCAAGGGAAGGTCCGCAGCTCACAGGAGGCTCCCAGAGGGGTTTATGAGCAAAGGTTAAGAACCACGATCAATTTTACATTCCTTTTTCATCTGTTCATTGTTACAGTAACAGCCGATGCTAATTTTGTGCTTACATTCTGCTGAgcaatttaaatgtattaaacttTTCAAAGTATTAAAAGTACCTCCTAAAcattaattatgtttttttctgaattctaacttgtttttttattatcAGACATTTACACTATTTCCAAAGTTGCatatataactatttttaaaaagccttttggAAATCAACATAGAAGTTTGGTTAGAGAAGATAAATGCATGGTCTTCGCATTTCTAGACGGGAAAGGAATTGTTACACTCTATCTGCACAGAACTGTGCAGTCCCAATCTGCTAGCACGCTACTGAAGTCCCTTAGTTACGCTAATGAGTGACTCTGCACGAGCCCTCTGAGGACCCAGCAACACCACGATAGGAGGGTTAACAAGAGAGTCGGGCGATAGTGGAGATTTGACATTACTCTCAGGGGAAGCAGAGCTTCCTGTTTCATACCATAAACGATGAAGAAATTTTGGTCCCCTTGTGAAGCAGTCACACATACCCGTCGTCTGACCTGcctgccccagcagcccagggagcTGGCGGCCCCTGATGCCTATTGGTGGGCCTGTCGCCTTTCAAGAACTAACATTTGTGGTCCAGGGGCAGGGATTTTCTACTGAGTAGTCTCACCCTGCAAAGGCAAGGTCCTTCCTTGCAGAGAAAGGCACTTTGTTCCCAGGAAAGCCTGAGGGGGCAGCACCAGGGCTGGTGCAGTTCTAGTCAGGGAAAGTATCCAAGCAGATCAGAGAGGACAGATGACACCTCCTTTTATGTGCCCTTGCCTGGTTGGTTGATATTTtgacttttctaaaataaatacctGTCTCCTTCCAACTTTGAAATGTGCAATAAAGAATGTctgttttagttaaaaaaaacaaacttcctgAGATACCAGCAGGGCACAGCACCGGGTCCCCAGAAATGGGCCACTGTGTGTGGTGACTCTGCAGGCTAGTGGCCTGGCACTCCCAGGCCAATGCTGCCacaggggcccaggcccaggcccacacCACAGGTCACGTCACCTCTATGTCCTGGCTGTGGTCCTCAGCAGAGTCACAGGTCAAAACAAGAAGGGTCAAAGGGAAGTGATAGCTTGAAGGGCTGGGGCCCCAGGCAAGAACGGCAGCTATTTGGGCTTCGCTACAAGCCTCACTGCAAGGGTGGCCCGGGCCTCTGGCCACCTGCCCAGTGCCATCCCATTTTGACCAGGCCTTCCACTTGCTAAAGGAGGCCTCTCAGCCTAAACTGCTAGTCGTGAAGGCTAAAGCTATGCTTCCTTCTGGGGAGATCTACCTTTTAAGAGATGCCTGATGCcatggctggtatagctcagtgggctgggcatcgtcctgcaaactgaaaggtcattggtttgattccaggttcagggcacatgcctgggttgggggcgtATAAGAggcaatgtttctcttgcacatcgatgtttctctccctctcttcccctctctctaaaaataattaaaatcttaaaaagaaagagatgccTGAAGGTCAAGAAATATTCAGGAAACAGGCTCCGATGGTGGCATGTCATAACCGTGACAGGCGATGAGAGAGAAAGCTGGGGTTGGGCTGCGAGGAGAACTCCCCAGTCCCTGGCCAGGGGTCAGCTCAGCCAAAGTGCTTGGGCCCACGTGCTTTTCTACGCCTTGATTTTCTATCGGTCGTCTTTTAAAATCTATGCAATTGAGAGCAAGAAGGGCAGGGGGGACAGGCCACCCAGGCAGAAGAGTCCTGGCCATCCCCCATTTACCTCCTGGTCTCCAGTCTCCTCGATGGCGGACACCCTGGAAGGGGAATACATGCCTTAGCTTTCACGAGTAGTTCAGGGGTCTAACTTAACCACAAATGGGGCACAGGATGGGCGGGCAAGTGCTGCAAGGCACAGGCAGGGGAAGACAGGTGCTGTCGCGCTGCTCTTCCGAAGGCACTGTCCCCACTTCACCACGGGCGCCCTTTGATTCCCAAGTCAGTGCACGGTTTTACGGAAGGTGCGCGGTCTCCCAGATGGGTGAGACCCTGAGAATTTTTAAACTAATGAAGAATTCCTTGTCCCGTCCGAGCAGTTTCCCTATTGGACTCACTGTCTCCAGTGTACTAGACAGTGCTGGAAGGGAGCTGAACAGGGGTGGGTTTAGGAGATGAGCACCTGCCCCCTAAATGTGGGCAACAGCTGGTCTGTGGGAAGACAGGAGGTGTGAACCCTCAGCCCCAGACATAATTCCTGTGTTTTGGCTCACAGGCCTTCGTCAGAACAGACACCATGGCCACCGCCGACTACTACGAAGACTATGTGCTCTTCAACACTTCCTACAGCAGCAGGCAGGAGCACGAACAGTTCCTGCAGTTCAGCAAGATCTTTCTGCCCTGCATGTATGTGGCAGTGTTCATCTGTGGCCTGGTGGGGAACTCCCTCGTGCTGGTCATATATATTTTCTACCAGAAGCTGAAGAGCCTGACAGACGTGTTCCTGATGAACCTGCCCCTGGCCGACCTGGTGTTCGTCTGCACTCTGCCCTTCTGGACCTACGCAAGCATCCATGAGTGGGTCTTTGGCAAGATCATGTGCAAAATCCTGCTGGGCATCTATACTTCGAACTTCTACACAGCCATGCTCATCCTCATCTGCATCACCGTGGACCGCTTCACTGCGGTGGTTCAGGCCACCAAGACCTACAACGAGAAGGCGAAGTGGACAAGCTGGGCCAAGGTCATCTGCTTGTCTGCCTGGGTGGTCTCCCTGCTGGTTTCCTTGCCACAGATCATCTATGGAGACGTCCACCATTTGGACAAGCGCATCTGTGGCTACCACAATGCAGAGATTTCCACTATGGTTCTTGCCATCCAGATGACCCTGGGGTTCTTCCTGCCACTGCATGTCATGATTGTCTGCTACTCAGTCATCATTAAGAACCTGCTTCGTGTCCGAGGCTTCCACAAACACAAGTCTCTCAAGATCATCTTCCTGGTGGTGGCTCTGTTCCTGCTGACCCAGACGCCCTTCAACCTTGTGAAGCTCATCCGCAGCACGAGCTGGGAGTACGACACCATGACCAGCTTCCAGTATGCCATCGTGGTGACCGAGGCCATCGCCTACCTACGGGTCTGCCTTAACCCTGTGCTCTATGGCTTTGTTGGCCTGAAATTTCGGAAGAACTTCTGGAAGCTCATGAAAGATACTGGCTGCCTCCCTTACCTGGGAGTGTCAGGGCAGCAGAATTTTTCAGAGAACAGTTCCAAGACGTGCTCTACCTCCCACCACGCGGAAGCCACCAGCATGTTCCAGCTGTAGGCCTTGCGGGGCTTGGAGAAGCGGCTTGGGAGCTGCCAGGAGCGGGGCTGTGTCCTCCGGAGGCGACGAGGAAGGCTATATTCACAGGTTGTACGTTTTCGTGGAGATGTAACCAAATGCTACGGCTGGCGTGGAATGCTGCTTCTCAGACGTGGACACATCCATTTTCTCCTTGAACACCCAGGCCTGGAGCTCAAAGCGGGGTCTAAAAACTGGAAGGAATTTCCTTCCTCCATCCACAAGAACTTTGACACCAAGGGGAATGACGTGTGACTCTAAAAATCTCGGGTTCTCCTTCACGGAGACTAAGACTGAATGCTGAAGAGGGGAGCACGGCCGACAGCAGGCGACACTCTGAGCTACAAAATTCAGAAGATTCTTCTGgctcctgggaggtgggggagatgaAGGCAGCCATGGCGACAAGTGCTGGCCCATAGGGCCCAGGCCTCCGTCACCTCACAAGTGAGGTCAGGTTCTGCCTCAGGAGGCGTCTGACCTTTACTTGGGGAGGTGCTTTTGTTCTCCATGATTAATCCTGGAAGGACGAGCACCAGGCACCAGGAACAGGCCAAAATGCACTGTCTGGCTGAGATCTCCAGTGGCCCCAGGAACGCTAGAAAACTGTGTGCAGCAGAGTGTAAGGCTGTCGTGGATCTGAGGAGTGTCTCTGAAATGGACTCTTCGGGGGGTCTGCTCGTTTTAAGACCAAATTACCttgtgcctctcacacacacacacatacaactccTTTATGTAGGCATGTATATGATTCTTGTACACATATATCAAAGAGCATATGATTTTCATGACTAAGAAATAAAACGTTTTAAGTCTCCAAACTACTTTTATCCCTTGGGCACCTTCTACTTTCATGTGGTATGCCTGGAATACATCAAAAGAGATTATCTGTGGTCTCAGAGCACAAGAAATAAGGTAAAAGTTGCAAAGTTTCAGGGCACCGCTCTACCAAGGAAGTAGAATATACTGGTGAAAACAACCGGCTCCTCCACTGCGGTTTCCAACCTCCTGCCCAAAATGCGAGGCGCACTTGCTTGATCTCCATGATGCGGTGACGGGGTGAGGCAGAGTTTTAAATGTCAGGCACTGGGGTGCGTTTGCTAGATCCTATCTGCTTCACAGGCGTAAAGTCATCTTTTTGGTTCATGGGCCGCTCATCACTCACCCAAATCAGGAGAACCAGCCGAAAGCAGGGGACATGGGTCAGAACTGGCTGAACGGCGTGGTTTTGAGGGTTAAGATAGACCAGAGTTCAATCCCAGCGTTGTCCCTTATGAGCTGGTAAGACGAGCCGGTGATCTCGTTGCCACGTTCGTTTTGGTGAAACAGGGACCACGACAATACTCTGACCTCTCAGCGCGGGCGTACGGACTTGAGGTGATAGGCACCCAACACTTAGCACAGTTCACGCTCACAGGCAGGAGGGCTCCCACACAGCAGGAGTTATTGTTCTTTCTCACAAGAACTGGCAATACCACTCAGCCATGAGACAAGATGAAATGCTGCAATTCGAATGGATCTTGAGAGTGTCATGCTAAGCAGGGtgagtcagatggaaaaggacaagtaTCACGATTTCACTCATTATGTGGGatacaaaacagaaagcaacaaatgaacgaataagccctggctgggtggctcactggttggagcgtcgtcctgcacacggaaaggctgcaggtttgatccacagtcagggcgcacacctaggttgtggttgGACCCACCAggtggggcacatgcaggaggcaactggtcgacgtttctctctcacagatttttttttttctctctctctccc from Desmodus rotundus isolate HL8 chromosome 8, HLdesRot8A.1, whole genome shotgun sequence encodes:
- the CXCR6 gene encoding C-X-C chemokine receptor type 6; its protein translation is MATADYYEDYVLFNTSYSSRQEHEQFLQFSKIFLPCMYVAVFICGLVGNSLVLVIYIFYQKLKSLTDVFLMNLPLADLVFVCTLPFWTYASIHEWVFGKIMCKILLGIYTSNFYTAMLILICITVDRFTAVVQATKTYNEKAKWTSWAKVICLSAWVVSLLVSLPQIIYGDVHHLDKRICGYHNAEISTMVLAIQMTLGFFLPLHVMIVCYSVIIKNLLRVRGFHKHKSLKIIFLVVALFLLTQTPFNLVKLIRSTSWEYDTMTSFQYAIVVTEAIAYLRVCLNPVLYGFVGLKFRKNFWKLMKDTGCLPYLGVSGQQNFSENSSKTCSTSHHAEATSMFQL